From the Diospyros lotus cultivar Yz01 chromosome 13, ASM1463336v1, whole genome shotgun sequence genome, one window contains:
- the LOC127788237 gene encoding zinc finger protein 7-like — MSSVAMHRKVDSSESSTNNQTPHPKPKAQVPDDELAHDSPKFWDYVCAYCRKPFPSSQSLGGHQNAHRKERKEDKKLFTKNPREYRRRRAWLKQNAQMPLTDNFPVAPPPAAAAAQAAVGPSTELALFPTFGNKQGGGSSRVVEPAAKVRNGTKAPKGRKSLEKGGAANASDGGLDLTLKL; from the coding sequence ATGAGTTCTGTCGCCATGCATCGCAAGGTCGACTCCTCTGAGAGCTCAACCAACAATCAGACGCCCCACCCTAAACCCAAAGCTCAAGTTCCTGATGATGAATTGGCTCATGATTCCCCTAAGTTCTGGGATTACGTGTGCGCCTACTGCCGCAAACCCTTTCCCTCATCCCAGTCCTTGGGAGGCCACCAGAACGCTCACCGCAAGGAAAGAAAGGAGGACAAGAAGCTGTTCACCAAGAATCCCAGAGAATACCGCCGCCGCCGCGCCTGGCTCAAGCAGAATGCTCAGATGCCCTTGACAGATAATTTCCCCGTTGCACCACcacctgctgctgctgctgctcagGCGGCGGTGGGTCCCTCGACTGAGCTTGCACTGTTCCCCACTTTTGGAAATAAGCAAGGTGGGGGTTCTTCAAGAGTTGTTGAGCCAGCAGCTAAGGTTAGAAACGGAACCAAGGCTCCGAAAGGCAGGAAGTCACTCGAGAAAGGCGGCGCCGCCAACGCCAGCGATGGGGGCCTGGATTTGACTTTGAAGCTGTAA